Proteins from one Chitinophaga oryzae genomic window:
- a CDS encoding lysine N(6)-hydroxylase/L-ornithine N(5)-oxygenase family protein, producing MDKKIYDFAAVGVGPFNLGLACLTHTIPDLDGIFLDKRSGFNWHPGMLMQDTTLQVPFLADHVTLADPTNPFSFLNYLKEQGRIYAFYIRENFKMLRNEYNQYCQWAISKLPEVRFNTAVKKIEFDEAAQLYLLQCDQQLFRARKLVLGTGTVPYVPANCRQWMDKATHSAHYLQHKHALQSQRSITIVGSGQSAAEIYYDLLQDIDTYGYALHWITRSPRFYPLEYSKLTLEMTSPEYVDYFYDLPQSKRDDLLHRQKHLYKGINNDLIAAVFDTIYAKKLVADIDISLRTNADLREVTHDDAGGFRLTFFQEEQEKYYAHQTAGLVLATGYTHRIPDFMDPLLHKVQLDEKGRFAVNRNYTIDNAGSIFVQNAELHTHGFVTPDLGMGCYRNAWIIREMLGREVYPIEQRIAFQQFAVSADEEIVPAQPHLI from the coding sequence ATGGACAAAAAGATCTATGATTTTGCGGCTGTTGGCGTTGGCCCTTTTAACCTCGGACTGGCGTGCCTCACGCATACCATTCCCGACCTGGACGGTATTTTCCTCGACAAAAGATCCGGATTCAACTGGCACCCAGGCATGTTAATGCAGGACACCACCCTGCAGGTGCCTTTCCTTGCTGATCACGTTACTCTCGCTGATCCTACCAATCCCTTCAGCTTTCTGAACTACCTCAAAGAACAGGGACGCATATACGCTTTTTACATCCGTGAAAATTTTAAAATGCTCCGCAATGAATACAACCAGTATTGCCAGTGGGCTATCAGCAAGCTGCCGGAAGTGCGTTTTAATACCGCGGTGAAAAAGATCGAATTTGATGAAGCGGCGCAGCTGTACCTGCTGCAATGCGACCAGCAGCTGTTCCGGGCGCGTAAACTGGTGTTGGGCACCGGTACCGTGCCCTATGTGCCGGCCAACTGCCGCCAGTGGATGGATAAAGCCACCCATTCCGCCCACTACCTGCAACATAAGCACGCCCTGCAATCGCAGCGCTCCATCACCATCGTAGGCAGCGGACAAAGCGCGGCGGAGATTTATTACGACCTGCTGCAGGATATCGATACCTACGGTTACGCGCTGCACTGGATCACCCGTTCCCCCCGGTTTTACCCGCTGGAGTACAGTAAACTCACGCTGGAGATGACCTCACCGGAATACGTAGATTATTTCTATGACCTGCCGCAGTCCAAAAGGGATGATCTGCTGCATCGCCAGAAGCACCTTTACAAGGGCATCAACAACGATCTGATCGCCGCTGTCTTCGATACGATCTACGCTAAGAAACTGGTGGCCGATATTGATATTTCCCTGCGTACCAATGCCGACCTGCGGGAAGTCACCCATGACGATGCCGGCGGGTTCCGCCTCACCTTCTTCCAGGAAGAACAGGAGAAATACTATGCTCATCAGACGGCCGGACTGGTGCTGGCCACAGGTTATACGCACCGCATCCCCGATTTTATGGATCCGCTGCTGCACAAAGTACAGCTGGACGAGAAAGGCCGTTTCGCAGTGAACCGTAACTACACCATCGACAACGCAGGTTCCATCTTCGTACAGAATGCAGAGCTGCATACCCACGGCTTCGTGACGCCCGACCTGGGCATGGGCTGTTACCGCAACGCCTGGATCATCCGGGAGATGCTGGGGCGGGAGGTGTATCCCATTGAACAGCGGATCGCTTTCCAGCAGTTCGCCGTAAGCGCCGACGAAGAAATTGTTCCTGCACAACCTCACCTGATATAA
- a CDS encoding GNAT family N-acetyltransferase, protein MKTLNMIPAYTVPDHPLGMVELWPMDLRQDTPEIYRWVTRPYARYWGMTAKTYDEVLAEYTAIHHNPHAAALIGKINGKTAFLCECYDPAHDLIGRFYDPAPGDVGMHILIGPAEKPIHGFTWQVFSVVMDFLFDNPSHNRVVVEPDARNEKIHRLNKKAGFTYVKDVQLPHKTAALAFCTRQQYFQSKEK, encoded by the coding sequence ATGAAGACACTCAATATGATACCCGCTTACACAGTGCCAGACCATCCGCTGGGGATGGTAGAACTATGGCCTATGGACCTGCGCCAGGACACGCCGGAGATCTATCGCTGGGTGACCCGGCCATACGCCCGCTACTGGGGCATGACCGCCAAAACCTACGACGAGGTGCTGGCAGAATATACCGCCATCCATCATAACCCGCACGCCGCCGCGCTGATCGGAAAAATCAACGGGAAGACGGCTTTCCTCTGCGAATGTTATGACCCGGCGCATGACCTCATCGGCCGCTTTTATGACCCGGCGCCGGGAGATGTGGGCATGCACATCCTGATAGGGCCGGCGGAAAAACCCATTCATGGCTTTACCTGGCAGGTATTCTCCGTCGTGATGGATTTTCTTTTCGACAACCCGTCACACAACAGGGTAGTGGTAGAGCCGGATGCCCGCAATGAAAAGATCCACCGGCTCAACAAAAAGGCTGGCTTTACCTACGTAAAGGACGTACAGCTGCCGCATAAAACCGCTGCGCTGGCCTTCTGTACCAGGCAGCAATATTTTCAATCCAAAGAAAAATAA
- a CDS encoding PepSY-associated TM helix domain-containing protein, translating to MPFKKTILKIHRWLGLASGLVVFILGITGCIYAFIDELKPVVYKQRMYVEAPVGARRLPLDVVREKAQAAVGEKYKLQLAEVPAGANRSVSFRTLKVNPDGLSYATYMEYFYRIYVDPYTGKVLKIENTKWEFFNLVVNLHINLLLGPKIGGTIVNWSVIIFLVMLISGIVLWWPANKAAAKQRFRFKWKESTKWKRKNYDLHNILGFYSMAVLLIISITGLVISYPWVSNSIQWIANGGKPTVLPAPVFSDTTNVNAYSLEKILSDAVIKAPQGTMFFVSIPKDGKAAVSVFARRDGKPLYKATRMQYDQHSATMLSRRTFSDMGNGERINAMNYDIHVGAVLGIPGKILAFLASLIAASLPVTGFYIWWGRRNKKQAAPQVNKNSQPKKVRQQKPVTLK from the coding sequence ATGCCCTTCAAAAAGACTATCCTGAAAATACACCGCTGGCTCGGACTTGCGTCCGGGCTGGTTGTTTTTATACTGGGCATCACCGGCTGTATCTACGCCTTCATCGACGAACTGAAGCCGGTGGTTTACAAACAGCGCATGTACGTGGAGGCGCCTGTGGGTGCGCGGCGTTTGCCCTTGGACGTGGTCAGGGAGAAAGCCCAGGCAGCCGTCGGGGAGAAGTATAAATTACAACTGGCGGAAGTGCCGGCAGGGGCAAACAGGAGCGTGTCGTTCCGGACCTTGAAAGTAAATCCGGACGGGCTGTCGTATGCCACCTACATGGAATATTTCTACCGGATATACGTCGACCCTTACACGGGGAAAGTACTGAAGATAGAAAATACCAAATGGGAATTTTTTAATTTGGTGGTCAACCTCCATATCAACCTCTTACTCGGACCAAAGATCGGTGGTACCATCGTGAACTGGTCCGTTATCATTTTTTTGGTGATGCTGATCTCCGGGATCGTTCTCTGGTGGCCGGCCAACAAAGCTGCTGCCAAACAGCGCTTCCGTTTTAAATGGAAGGAGTCTACCAAATGGAAACGCAAAAATTACGACCTCCACAACATCCTCGGGTTCTATTCCATGGCCGTATTACTGATCATTTCCATCACAGGACTGGTGATCTCTTATCCATGGGTCAGCAACAGCATACAGTGGATCGCCAACGGCGGCAAACCGACCGTATTGCCGGCGCCGGTATTTTCAGACACTACTAACGTGAACGCCTATTCGCTGGAGAAAATATTGTCCGACGCGGTAATAAAAGCGCCACAGGGGACCATGTTTTTTGTCAGCATACCGAAAGACGGCAAAGCGGCAGTATCTGTATTTGCCCGCAGAGACGGCAAGCCGTTGTACAAAGCTACCCGTATGCAGTACGATCAGCACTCGGCCACTATGCTCTCCCGCCGTACCTTTTCGGATATGGGTAACGGTGAACGGATCAACGCCATGAATTACGACATACATGTAGGCGCTGTACTGGGCATACCGGGAAAGATCCTGGCCTTCCTGGCCTCTCTCATTGCAGCTTCGCTGCCCGTCACCGGTTTTTATATCTGGTGGGGAAGACGAAATAAAAAGCAGGCGGCGCCGCAGGTAAACAAAAACAGTCAGCCCAAAAAAGTCCGGCAGCAAAAACCGGTAACCCTGAAGTAA
- a CDS encoding response regulator transcription factor: protein MNSTVTTRIILADAQPVYREGIRSLLADHQNNYQIEEAGNSEELRPALLSFQPDILILDYDPAYFDADELLQTLSVIQECKVILISSQKKKVDIFRLLDGNVYCVLTKECRKKDIHQAVCCAIRGEKFFCTFALDLLLADRKKTTTATCCPPEGLSARETEVIRQIVTGKSNKEIAGAMHLSQHTIHTHRRNIMRKLQLHSAVELCNYALETGIVKPES, encoded by the coding sequence ATGAACAGTACAGTCACGACCCGTATTATACTGGCGGATGCGCAACCTGTTTACAGGGAAGGAATCAGAAGTTTGTTAGCAGATCATCAAAATAATTACCAGATAGAAGAAGCAGGCAACAGTGAAGAGCTGCGGCCTGCTTTGCTCTCCTTTCAGCCGGACATCCTGATACTGGACTATGATCCGGCTTATTTTGATGCCGACGAACTCCTCCAAACTTTGTCTGTTATACAGGAATGCAAGGTGATACTCATTTCCAGCCAGAAAAAAAAAGTGGATATCTTCCGGCTGCTGGACGGTAACGTATACTGCGTGCTGACCAAAGAGTGCAGGAAGAAAGATATCCATCAGGCTGTCTGTTGCGCCATCCGGGGAGAGAAGTTTTTCTGCACTTTCGCCCTCGATTTATTACTGGCCGACAGAAAAAAGACCACTACCGCAACCTGTTGCCCTCCGGAAGGCTTATCCGCCCGGGAAACAGAAGTCATCCGTCAGATAGTAACCGGAAAGTCCAACAAAGAGATCGCCGGCGCCATGCATTTAAGCCAGCACACGATTCACACGCACCGCAGGAATATTATGCGGAAACTGCAGCTGCACTCTGCTGTTGAATTGTGTAATTACGCACTGGAAACCGGCATTGTTAAACCGGAAAGCTAA
- a CDS encoding TonB-dependent receptor yields MEPYYLRIPAKRILTLLAVLLAICGQASADDILSAIKGKVLTSDGLPAPYVTVRIQHSNHGALTDANGEFVIKRVKPGNYTLVVSLVGYENVLQEVAVETDKISQTTITLGASGQQMKEITVVGEYNRYTVLTPSNSLRLNAPLVEIPQSISEISKEVLADQQIFNMHEGVTRNVSGASRLGHWDMYSNIQIRGSRASSLRNGMNVYISSWSPLTEDMSMVDRIEFIKGPAGFMMSNGEPGGLYNVVTKKPTGISQGEVTMSLGSYDNYRTTLDLDGKLSKNGKLLYRLNLAGELKNGWRDFDYTNRYSISPVLKYLIDEKNAVTLEYNLQYMQLPVIGGNYSFSKRGYGDLPMNFTTIEGNMAPTKISDNSVMAYYEHKFSPGWKLTAQFGYFHYRQTGQSMWPSGFSTKGNDSLLQRNINIWDALGLNKTAQVFVNGTFRTGALTHNILGGVDMKYSNYYADWAQGGAYGDSTFNIYQPKHGNVVQHKWDRSADIRTRGVQYDYGYSAVYLQDQVGFFDDRLRVTVAGRYTTNNVVSPYDGTNKDSKFTPRFGVSYSFDRNSSIYGVYDVSFIQNPGLDWQKKPFDPMTGDNIEFGVKRDWFKGRFTSTLAVYQITKNNVLTTDLDHPDPVTKNFIYSRQNGQQRIRGLEADFQGEVVKGLNLVVNYAYTDGIVSKDAKPELTGNYVPGIAKHIQNTWLSYTIGDGVLKGLRGNVGYQYQAGRVAGQVYDKSENFLPDYFRMDAGLGYTVNKFSVNVLVNNVLNKYLFTGAPSADGYGNKIYYWQTEPGRNVRMSVGYRF; encoded by the coding sequence ATGGAGCCGTACTATCTGCGAATCCCGGCGAAACGCATACTTACACTGTTAGCAGTCCTGTTGGCTATATGCGGACAGGCATCCGCAGACGATATTCTGTCTGCCATCAAAGGAAAGGTACTTACATCGGATGGGCTGCCTGCACCCTACGTAACCGTTAGAATACAACACTCCAATCACGGCGCCCTCACAGACGCCAATGGCGAATTTGTGATCAAAAGGGTGAAACCCGGCAATTATACCCTTGTCGTATCGCTCGTCGGCTATGAAAATGTGCTACAGGAAGTAGCGGTGGAAACGGATAAGATCAGCCAGACCACTATCACCCTGGGTGCTTCCGGTCAGCAAATGAAGGAAATCACCGTTGTAGGGGAATATAACCGCTATACGGTACTTACCCCCTCCAATTCCCTCCGCCTGAACGCACCCCTCGTAGAAATACCACAAAGCATCTCGGAGATCTCCAAAGAAGTGCTGGCCGACCAGCAGATCTTCAACATGCACGAAGGCGTTACCCGTAATGTAAGCGGCGCCTCACGGCTGGGCCACTGGGATATGTACTCCAATATCCAAATCCGTGGCTCCCGCGCCAGCTCCCTCCGCAACGGCATGAACGTATATATCAGCTCCTGGAGCCCGCTCACGGAAGATATGAGCATGGTGGACCGCATCGAATTCATCAAAGGCCCCGCAGGCTTTATGATGTCCAACGGAGAACCCGGCGGCCTGTACAACGTAGTCACTAAAAAGCCTACCGGCATCAGCCAGGGGGAAGTCACCATGTCACTCGGCAGCTATGACAACTACCGCACCACCCTGGACCTCGACGGGAAACTGTCTAAGAACGGAAAACTGCTGTACCGCCTCAACCTGGCAGGTGAACTGAAAAACGGCTGGCGCGATTTCGATTATACCAACCGCTACAGCATCTCCCCGGTACTCAAATACCTGATCGACGAAAAGAACGCCGTAACGCTGGAATACAACCTCCAGTATATGCAGCTGCCGGTGATCGGCGGTAACTATTCCTTCTCCAAACGTGGTTATGGCGATCTGCCCATGAACTTCACCACCATCGAAGGCAATATGGCCCCCACCAAAATCAGCGATAACAGCGTCATGGCTTATTATGAACATAAGTTCAGCCCCGGCTGGAAGCTGACTGCCCAGTTCGGTTATTTCCATTACAGACAGACCGGCCAGAGCATGTGGCCCTCCGGCTTCTCCACCAAAGGAAATGACAGCCTGCTGCAGCGGAACATCAACATCTGGGATGCACTGGGCCTGAATAAAACCGCACAGGTATTTGTGAACGGCACCTTCCGTACCGGCGCCCTGACACACAATATCCTCGGCGGCGTGGACATGAAATACAGCAACTATTATGCTGACTGGGCACAAGGCGGCGCCTACGGCGATTCCACCTTCAATATTTACCAGCCTAAACACGGCAACGTGGTGCAGCATAAATGGGACCGATCTGCGGATATCCGTACCCGTGGCGTACAATATGACTATGGCTACAGCGCCGTATACCTGCAGGACCAGGTGGGCTTCTTCGATGACCGTCTCCGTGTAACCGTCGCCGGCCGCTACACCACCAACAACGTGGTAAGCCCTTACGACGGCACCAACAAAGACAGCAAATTCACCCCCCGCTTCGGTGTCAGCTACTCCTTCGACAGGAACAGCTCCATCTACGGCGTATATGACGTAAGCTTCATCCAGAACCCGGGACTCGACTGGCAGAAAAAACCATTTGATCCCATGACCGGCGACAACATTGAGTTTGGCGTTAAACGCGACTGGTTCAAAGGCCGCTTTACCTCCACGCTCGCGGTATACCAGATCACTAAAAACAATGTGCTGACCACAGACCTGGACCATCCGGACCCCGTAACCAAAAACTTCATCTACAGCCGCCAGAACGGACAGCAGCGCATCCGCGGACTGGAAGCCGATTTCCAGGGAGAAGTGGTGAAAGGGCTGAACCTGGTGGTAAACTACGCCTATACAGACGGTATCGTGTCTAAAGACGCCAAACCTGAACTGACAGGCAACTATGTGCCGGGCATCGCCAAACATATCCAGAACACCTGGCTGAGCTACACCATCGGAGACGGCGTGCTGAAAGGTCTCCGTGGAAACGTGGGCTATCAATACCAGGCAGGCCGTGTAGCCGGCCAGGTATATGACAAAAGCGAAAATTTCCTGCCGGACTATTTCAGAATGGACGCCGGCCTGGGATATACGGTTAATAAATTCAGCGTGAACGTGCTGGTCAACAATGTGCTGAACAAATACCTGTTCACCGGCGCCCCTTCCGCTGATGGCTATGGCAATAAAATCTATTACTGGCAAACAGAACCCGGACGTAACGTGCGGATGAGCGTTGGCTATCGTTTCTAA
- a CDS encoding IucA/IucC family protein, giving the protein MYINETSMNAPEAVVTHLQPHIWAKANRLHVAKIISEFTHELLLQPEWISDDGDWSQYRLHAPDAEQVTYFFFARLLSLNHWSIDADSIRKVSNSQELPLDSILFITEFRSQLNISTENLPAYLEEITSTLNGSAYMMSRPQLPMEQLVRSGYQTFEHAMTSGHPCFVANNGRIGFDAHDYRQYAPEADQPIRLIWLAGHKSRTAYSAVDELPYPQLIADELGQEVLSLFNKKLTDSGLSPDDYFFIPVHPWQWFNKLAIICAPDLANQHLVCLGYSPDLFNAQQSIRTFYNLSHPEKHYTKTALSILNMGFVRGLTPYYMDSTPPITAWIRKYVGEDPYLKQNGFTLLCEVATVGYRNFYYEPFGKQVPYNKMLAGLWRESPAKVLQPGQQLMTMAALLHIDFQGNALLPALIAASGLSTHDWLASYLRAYLTPLLHCFYEHDLVFMPHGENLILVLENHVPVKAIMKDITEEIGVFRMNTDIAEKGRRICVTVPEELRILSILTDVFDCFFRFLSNILVTKCDYREEDFWRQVADCVYAYQEDQPQHAAKFEQYDMFAPEFILSCLNRLQLRNNRQMVDLADPAGSLQLAGMLQNPIAPFKRTVSVPAEMANTVSQ; this is encoded by the coding sequence ATGTATATCAACGAAACGAGCATGAATGCCCCCGAAGCGGTTGTAACCCACCTGCAACCCCATATCTGGGCAAAAGCCAACAGGCTGCACGTAGCCAAGATCATCAGTGAGTTTACCCACGAGCTGCTGCTGCAGCCCGAATGGATCAGCGACGACGGCGACTGGTCACAGTACCGGCTACACGCTCCCGATGCCGAACAGGTCACCTACTTTTTCTTCGCCCGCCTGCTCAGCCTCAACCACTGGTCCATCGATGCAGACAGTATCCGCAAAGTGAGCAACAGCCAGGAGCTGCCGCTGGACAGTATCCTGTTCATCACCGAGTTCCGCAGCCAGTTAAATATCAGCACGGAGAACCTGCCTGCCTACCTCGAAGAGATCACCAGCACGCTTAACGGCAGCGCCTATATGATGAGCCGCCCGCAGCTGCCCATGGAACAGCTGGTTCGGTCCGGCTATCAGACCTTCGAACATGCCATGACTTCCGGGCACCCCTGTTTTGTGGCCAATAATGGCCGCATCGGTTTCGATGCCCATGACTACCGGCAGTATGCACCCGAGGCTGACCAGCCCATCCGCCTGATCTGGCTGGCCGGCCACAAGAGCCGCACCGCCTACAGCGCGGTGGACGAACTGCCCTATCCCCAACTCATCGCCGATGAGCTGGGACAGGAGGTATTGTCTCTCTTTAATAAAAAGCTGACGGACAGCGGGCTTTCGCCGGACGACTACTTCTTCATTCCCGTGCATCCATGGCAGTGGTTCAATAAACTGGCCATTATCTGCGCACCGGACCTGGCCAACCAGCACCTGGTCTGCCTGGGTTACAGCCCTGATTTATTTAACGCGCAACAGTCTATCCGCACGTTTTACAATCTCAGTCATCCTGAAAAACACTATACCAAAACAGCCCTGTCTATTCTGAATATGGGCTTCGTGCGCGGGCTTACACCGTACTATATGGACAGTACGCCGCCCATTACGGCATGGATACGGAAATATGTAGGGGAAGACCCCTATCTGAAACAGAACGGCTTCACCCTGTTGTGCGAAGTGGCCACGGTAGGTTATCGCAATTTCTATTACGAGCCTTTCGGAAAACAGGTGCCCTATAATAAAATGCTGGCGGGCCTCTGGCGGGAGAGCCCTGCTAAAGTGCTGCAGCCTGGCCAGCAACTGATGACGATGGCGGCCCTGCTGCATATCGATTTCCAGGGCAACGCGCTGCTGCCCGCGCTGATAGCCGCGTCAGGCCTTTCTACCCATGACTGGCTGGCCAGTTATCTGCGTGCTTACCTTACGCCGTTGCTGCACTGTTTCTACGAACATGATCTCGTGTTTATGCCGCATGGGGAAAATCTCATCCTTGTGCTGGAAAACCATGTGCCGGTAAAAGCCATTATGAAAGACATCACCGAAGAAATCGGCGTGTTCAGGATGAACACAGACATCGCGGAGAAAGGAAGGCGTATATGCGTCACCGTTCCCGAGGAGCTGCGGATACTGAGCATCCTCACCGACGTGTTCGACTGCTTTTTCCGTTTCCTGTCCAATATCCTTGTCACCAAATGCGACTACCGTGAAGAGGATTTCTGGCGGCAGGTGGCTGACTGCGTGTATGCATACCAGGAGGACCAGCCACAGCATGCGGCTAAATTTGAACAGTACGATATGTTTGCGCCCGAATTTATATTGTCGTGCCTGAACCGCCTGCAGCTGCGCAATAACCGCCAGATGGTGGACCTCGCCGATCCGGCGGGCAGCCTGCAGCTGGCCGGTATGTTGCAGAACCCGATCGCGCCGTTCAAACGCACTGTCTCCGTTCCCGCGGAGATGGCCAATACCGTCAGCCAATGA
- a CDS encoding MFS transporter → MPLRFYLILMTLVAVVSDYMMHPFYPLFFASRFGIEDPRITGTYFSAVCATVMVAFPVWALVSRRVSELRILVYTQVIAGILAASCAFITHYGLFWVVSLAIIIFKGSYLLVYPFILRITDTDKHIGIISVLSVIIHLGSVLGAVFGGMVIDWMQPQYIYLGMAAGDFFQAGLSGWLLLSRRYIPGPALTEPAARSWADLLPSGTVLRLSVITLFFYYGDFIIRPFFVRYWESVSGMQLRIVSGAVYAIPAAVAVFALWMNRRRKTPESPWHAILPALLLALAGLLLQSWPATGAIIAGRCLYGWAFFQSAVRFDALLFHVSDPASYAVEYSKIHFFQNLGVLTASFSAGILVEHYPLNVPFIVAFGGYLLVAALYYQLARPHVHPVNPSGS, encoded by the coding sequence ATGCCGCTGCGGTTTTACCTCATACTCATGACGCTGGTGGCGGTGGTGAGCGATTACATGATGCATCCGTTTTACCCGTTGTTTTTTGCTTCCCGGTTCGGGATAGAAGACCCGCGGATCACCGGGACCTATTTCAGTGCGGTATGCGCCACGGTGATGGTAGCCTTCCCGGTATGGGCGCTGGTATCCAGGCGGGTCTCCGAGCTGCGGATACTGGTGTACACGCAGGTGATCGCCGGCATACTGGCGGCTTCCTGCGCTTTTATCACCCATTACGGGCTGTTTTGGGTGGTATCGCTGGCCATCATCATTTTTAAAGGCAGTTACCTGCTGGTGTACCCTTTCATTCTCCGTATCACGGATACGGACAAACATATAGGCATCATCAGTGTCCTGTCTGTGATCATTCACCTCGGCAGTGTGCTGGGAGCGGTATTTGGCGGGATGGTCATCGACTGGATGCAGCCGCAGTACATCTACCTCGGCATGGCCGCCGGAGATTTCTTCCAGGCAGGACTGAGTGGCTGGCTGCTGTTGTCCCGCCGCTACATACCGGGACCGGCGCTAACGGAGCCGGCTGCACGCAGCTGGGCCGACCTGCTGCCTTCGGGCACCGTACTGCGATTGAGTGTGATCACCCTGTTCTTTTACTATGGTGATTTTATCATCCGTCCGTTTTTTGTACGCTATTGGGAGAGCGTATCGGGTATGCAGCTGCGGATCGTCTCCGGCGCTGTGTATGCCATCCCTGCGGCGGTGGCGGTGTTTGCCCTCTGGATGAACCGGCGGCGCAAAACGCCGGAGTCGCCCTGGCATGCCATACTGCCCGCTTTATTGCTGGCGCTGGCCGGCCTGCTGCTGCAGTCATGGCCGGCTACGGGCGCCATCATCGCAGGACGCTGCCTTTATGGCTGGGCGTTTTTCCAGTCGGCCGTCCGCTTCGACGCCCTGCTGTTCCATGTCAGCGACCCCGCCTCTTATGCGGTGGAATACAGCAAGATCCATTTCTTTCAAAACCTGGGCGTACTAACGGCCTCTTTTTCGGCCGGTATACTGGTAGAACACTATCCGCTGAACGTGCCTTTCATCGTAGCCTTTGGAGGGTATCTGCTCGTAGCGGCCCTGTATTACCAGCTGGCACGTCCGCATGTTCACCCCGTTAATCCATCCGGATCATGA